TGAGTCTCAAATTACGTTGTACTATGTCCTGAAGACTGTCATAGTTGGGATCTGGCACCATTATACAAAGAAGGTTGTAAGGTCTGTAAATGACACGCTGAGTCCTCTTTAGCTGATAGAgaatgaaaagtaaaacaaaaaaggttGCGTGTTAGTAAGTTGTACAGTCTGTTCTAACAGAAGCTGTATTCCTTTTGACCTGTTTTATGAACTGGCAGACTAAGCACTTGAGGTGCTGTAGAAAAGGGCAGGACATGTACCTGCATGCATCTCCTGGAGGTGACCTGCTACTGATGAATGACATTGCCTGCTGACTAAGGTCCAGCCAATGACtcttgttaaaaaaacaactgcgATCACTAATATGCAACTTGTAGTATTTGTTTAGGACATACCAGAGTCTGTCATGGGCCGGTTTCTCAAGAAGCTCCTAATGTTAACAATCACTGAGGCAGTCAATAAATTTAACCAATCAGAACTgacagcaggagggggagggacaGGCCTGAAGGAAGTGTCAGTAAATTAAATGTTGAGTTGAAGATAACATGTACAACAGCAGTAGTAGCACAGTTGGGGgaaggaagagcagaggagtaGTGAGAGCCTGCAGCAATAATGACATACAGTGCATAACATTTGCTCTTTACGAGGGAGGGGGAGTGCCAAAGTAAACCACAGTAACTGAgaactgtcatttttttaatgtttatttttcagattcaAGCCAGGGATGTAAAATGgaaaacccagaaaaaaaagtttatatAGGCTCATAGGCTTTCACTAAATCAGGCAAGTCTACAGAGAAAACCAGGCAGAAAGAGATCATTTACTTGTTCTCACTTATTCAAGCCAAGTTACTATCCTGGCTTACCTTGGAAGTAATGCTTATAAAAGGCACTGGGCCACTCCAGTATTTTAGTCCAAAAATCAGCacttttctcttccctcttaGCAGAAGCAGTGACTGCCGCTGGGGCTGAGGTTCAGAGTAAAGTGTTCAGGGGTGAGGGCAGCAGGACCAACCGCCAGATAAAGCagaagaggggaggggaagagTGGCAACATGCAGAGAAGGGTGGGAGGAGTGTGAAGAGACTGGGTTAGACACACTCTtgtacatgcatacacacacacacacacacgcacacacacacacatacacatacacacacacacaaaacacatccacaaatacacaaagtaaGATAAAAGTGTCTCATCTACCCGGTGTCTCTTGAAGGTTTCTCTCTATTGTagtttctccttcctccactggGGGCAGTGCAGCAACTGGTAACCTGGCAAAGGACTGCCATGCTGTCCGCAAGGATCCCAAAACATTGTTCTTCAAATCCATGCTCATACGAGTCAAGCTATCCTTCAGTTCTGTTGGACAAAGAGAAACATATCATAAGCCTACTAATCAAAAGCCCAAACCACAACACTGTGGGAAAAACCAAGAAGAAAGAGCCGTACCCAGGTGCATCCTCTTGCGGCCTTTATGGTGAGGGATCAGCATGGGCTCCAGATCCACCTCTGTGACAATCATGGGCTCTATCCGATAGGCCACAGGGTCATACTACACAGCAATTAAGgggaagaaatgaatgcaactcTAATACgagctgtttatttattttctatcaAGAGTTGATTCAGTACTCACAACAGTTATTGCTAACATGACATAGCATGACATGAACCATTCAAGCGCAGCTTCACAGTGCAATCAAAATGTGGAAACATCAAGAACTGCTCTATTAATGCCGTTTTGTGTGAAAATGGGGGGAAACTCAAAGCACGTGTTATCCTCTGTTTGGACTGAGTGCAGCATATTTGCACAGTAAATCTGTGATTACTTACTGGGTGGTAGATGTTGTAAAAGCTCTTGCAGGTTGGGAAGGTGTAGTTAGGATCGATGTGTTTAAGCCCACGAACGGTCAGGAACATTCCAATAGGAGagccaaaagcaaaaaaagttTGAGGGTGGAAAGCCAGCTGTGGGTAGTCAATGGACAcctgtggagagacagaggggtcAGAAACGTGATCTAAACACAGTTTTTGTTCCAAGAGGACACAGCTATTCAgacagatgggaaaaaaatacagttttctggTGCAAGATGGTGTTGGGAACATAaaaaccacatttaatgatgtCAAGACAACAGTCAGGGTgcatggcagcaggtaaggaggAGACCAGGGAGCTGACCACTCATGCAAGACTGgatgagcacagacacagagtggTACTGGTCTGCACGACTCAATGGGACAAAGATGGCAGCCTCAATCACGGCAAAATGTAGGAAACCCTATCGTTCATAAAATAGGCACTATAATTCAGTCGCCTTGAGATTTCCCTCCGACCATACTGTATGTGAAGAGAAACTCCAGGCACAGTGAGATCAAAGAGAAGTAAGGACAAAGCCCGAGTCCATGGGGACACTATGTGAGACACACCTGTCCCTTGGCTATGCCTCCATTGGTCTGTCCAGGTAAGCGGGGGGAGGAGAGAAGCAGGAAGGTGATGCATCAAAGCTTTATCTACCAGTACACCCAAGCACAAGTTATCAtgtccgtgtctgtgtgtggtacCTGTCCGATGCCCATGTCAAAGTATTCGTAGTCTACTGCACTGGTGACAGACTGCGCCCGGTGGAACTGGGACTGCTGCGTCGTCAAGCCTGAAGACTGGTTACTATCCTGGTCGCTGGTCACTTGAGGTGGAACTTGCAACCCTGGTGCCAGATGTACTGCCCCTGGCTTACAATCCTATTTAGATTGAGCAATATAAAAAAGTTATTTAAACAATATCTGAACTTAGCACTTTATGTGGTTAATATCAAATGGAAAATAGAGCTCCCAAGCAAAAGAACAGACATGTCAGCTAACTGACATTAGCTCTAGTGTTCTACACGAAACCAGTTCCCTTAGATAGTTTGATCCATCTTtggaatgtaaaaaaaaaaaaaacatatatagaACACGTTACATAGCCAGCATCAGTCAAACAATGTACATCAGTCATTGtttaaacacatacacatgagaGAAGTAAGCAATGTACTgtcattttgatttcttttgtattaAAGGAGCAGATCATTGTGTAGCCTTGATATGGACAGTGACGGTATATTAGTATCAAGCATTAAAACCACCCAACTAAATTTCACCCAGACAAAGTCGAGATTCATGACACACATCAGCGTAACCTGGAGATTCCAAAAGGCATGGCTGCAAGTTTTGTTTAAAGGGGTCGTAATGGtcatattttcaaaaacaagaaaagccaGTATAGTTTGAAACTTTGAGAATCAAGTCTGACCTCTGGAAGCCATTTCCTCCTGATGTAGTTCAGGATCTTCTTCCGAGGCCCGAGAGGAATTCCTAAATCTTTGAGATCACTGTCTTGGCAAAGAGTCTAAAAGAgaagatttgtgtgtttgtaactATACATTAGACTTGAATCTGCATGtccattgtgtttgtgtgtgtgtgtgtgtgtgtgtgtgtgtgtgtgtgtgtgtgtgtgtgtattaccaGTGATTCCAGGTCTACGTTTTCTGCCTGTAGTGTATCCAGGTATTGTTGTAGACCCAGTCTGGTCAGAGTCTGCTCCAGTGTGTCACAGTTCAGATGAAAGGGCTCATCTGAGGACACCTAAAGCACGAAGGGGCCGAATGGGAAATGGATTTTCTCATTTACGTGTAGagaaatatgattttttttttctcagtacATTGATGTTGTATTTTACTCTGAATGTCACTGTACCCCCTTTCTGGCTTCTGATCCAGTCTTCTGATTGGTTAGCAGGTCAAACAGGATCAGCGAACCTGAGGAACGAGACAGAAAGGGAAAGTGTTgaaattctgcattttaatgACTCGTGACTGCGTGTGAGTTTCTGTGCTTGCGCATGTCTCACCCAGGCTATGGCCCACAACTGAAACTGCCCCATTGAAGTCTGGGTGTCTCTGTTTAAAGAGGGTGTGCAGCCTGTTGATCTCTGAGGCCACTGTGTCTACTATGGTCTGGCAGTAGGTGGGGCTGTTATAGAAAAACAGGTCCAGCAGAGTGTCGTTGGTGAAATGTCTCAGCCTGCTGATGCTGGGGAGAGTGATCCTCTGGATGTCCCTGGAAAGTGGAGAATAAGGGAGAAAACAAAGGGAGGGAAGGCAGAGATTGACAATTTTCTGCGAGTGCTGGAGACGTAAGACATATTATACGACATAATGTTTTGTCCATCTCTCGCCACACTTACTCGTCCACCCCAGTGGCATCCCCGTGTAGAGCGCTGTGCCAGTTGACTGGGAGGAACTCAACTCTTCCTATTTTACCATCCTGCTGAGCGCGCTTATAATGAGAGGCCAGGAGGGACAGGGACGCACTCCTGAAGTCATTTACTGGAAAGAGACAAGAAGAAAGGGAGttatatatacacataaacAATGTATAGGCGTAAATACATAGTGTACACACTTACCACACTGTATGATGGATCTGAAGCGCAAGTCACATGCAGGACCAATACCATGGACCATAAAGACAAGGTGGTCCACCTTTTCTGGTTCACCTGGGaccacacacagaaatatgagcCCGAAAGTGCCAACTGTAAAACTGGCTTATGTTCCAGTGTATTTCTTACTGGAACACCCAAACACATACCATCAGGTATTTCTACAGAGATGTTGTCCACTCCTCTCTTGACTGTTCGAGGCCGTGTCTGCTCCGAGGGAGACGAAACCCACTCATCCTGCAATCCTATTGGCTGATACTGCATTATCAGCTGGAAGAGGAGCAAGGAAATGGAAGAGAAGAGGCTCAGGAGAAGGAAACAATGTATCTAATTAAACAATTATATACTCAGAAAAGCCACAGTGCGGCTCTGTCATGTCTTTAATTATAGTGTACATGGTAATATTTTAACAGCAGGCTTTACTTTGGGATTGTGTAAGATGACAGTCTCTCCAGTGGGAAAATCCAGTTTCCTTTTCCATTCATCCAAGGTTACAGCAATCATATAGGCCTCCTGAAAAATTGGAGAGGACGGAATCAAAGGCCGATACGACAGATATGAAACGAAAAACTACGGAACAGGCAAAGTTAGGAGGAGGATAAAGTCAGAAGTTGCAGGATTGAGCAGAGTGATTGGTCAGAGTCTGACTACCTCCAGACTTTTGCTGAAGTCCTCAGGGTAAGGCATGAACCTGGTGTCTTTATCTCCTTTATAGAACCAGGTACAGCGGCGGACTTCCGTGGGAGCTTGCTCCCAGTACACAGCGTAGCGCTTCCTCTCCTTGACATGTACGTCATACCGCTCTCCATCCACAGCTACCACCACCTCCGTCTCTGTTTTTTCTActgtacagtaaacacacacatacacaagcaggGTTCATAAGGCAATCTCCAAAAACTACTTTTTAAGCAAAGGTTCTGTGAGGACAAGTAAGTATGCTAGTGCTGTACTTAACTTCTTAAGTGTATGATTATCAGTAAACAGTAGATATTCAATGTGTTTGAGGAATAGCCCAGGGTGTGCCCTCTTGCAAAACCCCAACAAACTCTGAAACTTTAATTATGAATATCACGGACACCAACTCtgaataaaagcataaaagaaaCGTTCTGTATATCAATTCTAATGAGACTCACCTAAAACCACCCTGAAACTCAACTTCAACTTGCTGTTAAACTGCTTGTAACAGCAAACATGTCCTGTCAGGAGTGACAAGCGTCCTACTGGGCATCAGGCCAGTGTTGGCAACAGCTCTGACTTTTTATCTTCTCACAGCTGTTTATCGCACACTTATTACTTTCCGACTTTTCATATACCTAATTACATATAACTTTCTATATAATGAACATGTACAGGGCATAATGCACGTGTCAAGTATAAACACATGCTTACTAGTGTTGCAGGCATTCTCTAGCTTGTCAGAGTCCTCTCTGCTGAAAGGAAGCCAGGAGGTGTTGTCTTCAGCCCGTCGACAGAAGAACCAGTGAGGCTGCACTTCTTGATAAGGAGCTGGGGACGACTCCATGTCAAGCATCTCAAAGGAGGACGTGGACGAAGGAGAAGCCTCATCCACCATATGGGACACCTGGAGAAAAATGACGACCGCACACTGAATCAATGTTGCTTCCTCATGTCAGCAATACTGCTCTGTTACTAAGTAAAAAGCAAATACGTGCTATATACACTCTACACgcctctgttttccttctttagACTGGTCCACTGTTCAAATCTGTAGTTTCCAgagaatgaaagacagaaatctgaGCTAAGTTTGCGCTATTCCACTAAGCTCCTATCAAGGAACCTGAGACCATCAGACAAAGCAAAGGACAGCCAGACAGGAAATGATCAGGCCTCTGCTTGGACAGCCACACAAAGCCCTGTTTTATTCTATTCTGCTCTACAAGCtgcctcttgtctcctctttttaCCACAGCTACAGCTTGTAAACAAGCTGTTTCAACTGAATAACTTAGATTCAGAAACAATGCTGCCTGTAATACTGTTGGCACTCTACTGCTCCTGCATCACGGTGTGGAAAGATGGAGCCTGCCACTGcttaacacaacaacaaacacccACATTACGCTCAGCTGTCAAATCAGCGATCTGATTTGCAGTGTAATGTGCATTCAGCAGGTGTAGAGATTTAAAATAAGATTGAGAAGAAACTGATATGTGAAGGAACACCCTTCCTAGGAATTAAATCTGTTGGAAGGGTACCTGTTCTTGTTTTTGGTTGCATGTCACGCAACATAAAAACAGTTCCTTCAGCAATTAACCCTCAAGAAAATGATTCATAATACTCTGTCCAGTTACATGTATGTTTCCAGCTTATCACTGACAGGAAGACACACTGACATTGGAGCCCTGGACACCATGCTGGGTTTACTGTCTCCTCTGGACTATGTGCTGTGTTACAACATGTGCATACCTTAAAGGTGGACAGTATGTGACTTCCATGTATGCACCCTCCACGAGCTCACCATTTCTAATTTGTCCAACTATCTTTCATCGGGGGAAAAGAATGCAGCAGCTATTTCTGCCTGAGGGGACAGGAGAACACACAGTGTCTTTGtacttttcatttgtgaatgAAGTTTACTAGTCAGGGAATGGTTTTGCAAAGCCTTTGCTGGAGGCCCATTGCAATGCATCACATTTGTTACAACAGTGGCATTTTTTCAAATTCATAATCACTTCAGAGGAGTGAATTCTATTTTTAACTCTACTGctgtaatggagtatttcaATGCTGGCAAGGCCTTGAAATTGTGCAAGGTGTCATGGTTTGCTGTATAGAGATCAGCCTAGTCCAGGACTGAAATTAAATCCCActggagaaaacacactgaaagtgTAGTTTAATCCACAGCTAGAACCCAGCTGGACTCTGCAGCTGATCAGTGATGAAATGAAGTCTGTTCCCCATCAATCTGTGTGTCCCCTTACATAAACTTAAACCCAACCCCAATCCCAACCAATCATATCTGCAGTGCTTACCCATAACTTTCATTCCAACCCCAATCATGGAGGGCACTGCTACAGGAAACAGACTTTGACAAATGACACTATTACACTAAATCACGTGCACCCTCACCTGATCCTCAGGTGTGTTCCCTTTTGCCACAGTCTGAGTGGGGTTGTCAAACAGGTCTTGCGTGTTGACGTTTGGGGCAGCCTGAGATAGACCCCCCTCTTCACCAGGACTGTTTGGCATTAGCCCAAGACCTGACCCCAACCCTCAGCTCGGACCTGAGGTGGGCAGCGGGCCACGCAAATCCAGAACCTGCAAGAACCACACAGTGTAAGAGGCAAAAGACGGCTGAAAGACCAACACAGCATCATCACAACTACTACATGTTAAAGCCTGTCTAACTTCCAGGGGATTTTCTAGTGATACTTGCACCAAACTGCTGTTGACAGAGCATCATAGGTGATGGGACAGAACGAGAAACAAGCCAGATCATGTTAGCTCACACCCTATCAGCGGTTAAACGTTGACTAGTAACTAATCCCAGCTCTCAGGGTACAACTGGCGGCTGTCTCATCATCTGCTGGTCAGCGGCGTTTAAC
This Chaetodon auriga isolate fChaAug3 chromosome 5, fChaAug3.hap1, whole genome shotgun sequence DNA region includes the following protein-coding sequences:
- the ddhd2 gene encoding triacylglycerol hydrolase DDHD2 isoform X2 is translated as MPNSPGEEGGLSQAAPNVNTQDLFDNPTQTVAKGNTPEDQVSHMVDEASPSSTSSFEMLDMESSPAPYQEVQPHWFFCRRAEDNTSWLPFSREDSDKLENACNTIEKTETEVVVAVDGERYDVHVKERKRYAVYWEQAPTEVRRCTWFYKGDKDTRFMPYPEDFSKSLEEAYMIAVTLDEWKRKLDFPTGETVILHNPKLIMQYQPIGLQDEWVSSPSEQTRPRTVKRGVDNISVEIPDGEPEKVDHLVFMVHGIGPACDLRFRSIIQCVNDFRSASLSLLASHYKRAQQDGKIGRVEFLPVNWHSALHGDATGVDEDIQRITLPSISRLRHFTNDTLLDLFFYNSPTYCQTIVDTVASEINRLHTLFKQRHPDFNGAVSVVGHSLGSLILFDLLTNQKTGSEARKGVSSDEPFHLNCDTLEQTLTRLGLQQYLDTLQAENVDLESLTLCQDSDLKDLGIPLGPRKKILNYIRRKWLPEDCKPGAVHLAPGLQVPPQVTSDQDSNQSSGLTTQQSQFHRAQSVTSAVDYEYFDMGIGQVSIDYPQLAFHPQTFFAFGSPIGMFLTVRGLKHIDPNYTFPTCKSFYNIYHPYDPVAYRIEPMIVTEVDLEPMLIPHHKGRKRMHLELKDSLTRMSMDLKNNVLGSLRTAWQSFARLPVAALPPVEEGETTIERNLQETPAPAAVTASAKREEKSADFWTKILEWPSAFYKHYFQAVCEEAEPSVSAEQPEQPEIKVGMLNGGRRIDYVLQEKPIESFNEYLFAIQSHLCYWESEDTALLLLKEIYDKLDVAFDQPQQ
- the ddhd2 gene encoding triacylglycerol hydrolase DDHD2 isoform X1 gives rise to the protein MPNSPGEEGGLSQAAPNVNTQDLFDNPTQTVAKGNTPEDQVSHMVDEASPSSTSSFEMLDMESSPAPYQEVQPHWFFCRRAEDNTSWLPFSREDSDKLENACNTIEKTETEVVVAVDGERYDVHVKERKRYAVYWEQAPTEVRRCTWFYKGDKDTRFMPYPEDFSKSLEEAYMIAVTLDEWKRKLDFPTGETVILHNPKLIMQYQPIGLQDEWVSSPSEQTRPRTVKRGVDNISVEIPDGEPEKVDHLVFMVHGIGPACDLRFRSIIQCVNDFRSASLSLLASHYKRAQQDGKIGRVEFLPVNWHSALHGDATGVDEDIQRITLPSISRLRHFTNDTLLDLFFYNSPTYCQTIVDTVASEINRLHTLFKQRHPDFNGAVSVVGHSLGSLILFDLLTNQKTGSEARKGVSSDEPFHLNCDTLEQTLTRLGLQQYLDTLQAENVDLESLTLCQDSDLKDLGIPLGPRKKILNYIRRKWLPEDCKPGAVHLAPGLQVPPQVTSDQDSNQSSGLTTQQSQFHRAQSVTSAVDYEYFDMGIGQTNGGIAKGQVSIDYPQLAFHPQTFFAFGSPIGMFLTVRGLKHIDPNYTFPTCKSFYNIYHPYDPVAYRIEPMIVTEVDLEPMLIPHHKGRKRMHLELKDSLTRMSMDLKNNVLGSLRTAWQSFARLPVAALPPVEEGETTIERNLQETPAPAAVTASAKREEKSADFWTKILEWPSAFYKHYFQAVCEEAEPSVSAEQPEQPEIKVGMLNGGRRIDYVLQEKPIESFNEYLFAIQSHLCYWESEDTALLLLKEIYDKLDVAFDQPQQ
- the ddhd2 gene encoding triacylglycerol hydrolase DDHD2 isoform X4, which encodes MPNSPGEEGGLSQAAPNVNTQDLFDNPTQTVAKGNTPEDQVSHMVDEASPSSTSSFEMLDMESSPAPYQEVQPHWFFCRRAEDNTSWLPFSREDSDKLENACNTIEKTETEVVVAVDGERYDVHVKERKRYAVYWEQAPTEVRRCTWFYKGDKDTRFMPYPEDFSKSLEEAYMIAVTLDEWKRKLDFPTGETVILHNPKLIMQYQPIGLQDEWVSSPSEQTRPRTVKRGVDNISVEIPDGEPEKVDHLVFMVHGIGPACDLRFRSIIQCVNDFRSASLSLLASHYKRAQQDGKIGRVEFLPVNWHSALHGDATGVDEDIQRITLPSISRLRHFTNDTLLDLFFYNSPTYCQTIVDTVASEINRLHTLFKQRHPDFNGAVSVVGHSLGSLILFDLLTNQKTGSEARKGVSSDEPFHLNCDTLEQTLTRLGLQQYLDTLQAENVDLESLTLCQDSDLKDLGIPLGPRKKILNYIRRKWLPEDCKPGAVHLAPGLQVPPQVTSDQDSNQSSGLTTQQSQFHRAQSVTSAVDYEYFDMGIGQVSIDYPQLAFHPQTFFAFGSPIGMFLTVRGLKHIDPNYTFPTCKSFYNIYHPYDPVAYRIEPMIVTEVDLEPMLIPHHKGRKRMHLELKDSLTRMSMDLKNNVLGSLRTAWQSFARLPVAALPPVEEGETTIERNLQETPAVCEEAEPSVSAEQPEQPEIKVGMLNGGRRIDYVLQEKPIESFNEYLFAIQSHLCYWESEDTALLLLKEIYDKLDVAFDQPQQ
- the ddhd2 gene encoding triacylglycerol hydrolase DDHD2 isoform X3; amino-acid sequence: MPNSPGEEGGLSQAAPNVNTQDLFDNPTQTVAKGNTPEDQVSHMVDEASPSSTSSFEMLDMESSPAPYQEVQPHWFFCRRAEDNTSWLPFSREDSDKLENACNTIEKTETEVVVAVDGERYDVHVKERKRYAVYWEQAPTEVRRCTWFYKGDKDTRFMPYPEDFSKSLEEAYMIAVTLDEWKRKLDFPTGETVILHNPKLIMQYQPIGLQDEWVSSPSEQTRPRTVKRGVDNISVEIPDGEPEKVDHLVFMVHGIGPACDLRFRSIIQCVNDFRSASLSLLASHYKRAQQDGKIGRVEFLPVNWHSALHGDATGVDEDIQRITLPSISRLRHFTNDTLLDLFFYNSPTYCQTIVDTVASEINRLHTLFKQRHPDFNGAVSVVGHSLGSLILFDLLTNQKTGSEARKGVSSDEPFHLNCDTLEQTLTRLGLQQYLDTLQAENVDLESLTLCQDSDLKDLGIPLGPRKKILNYIRRKWLPEDCKPGAVHLAPGLQVPPQVTSDQDSNQSSGLTTQQSQFHRAQSVTSAVDYEYFDMGIGQTNGGIAKGQVSIDYPQLAFHPQTFFAFGSPIGMFLTVRGLKHIDPNYTFPTCKSFYNIYHPYDPVAYRIEPMIVTEVDLEPMLIPHHKGRKRMHLELKDSLTRMSMDLKNNVLGSLRTAWQSFARLPVAALPPVEEGETTIERNLQETPAVCEEAEPSVSAEQPEQPEIKVGMLNGGRRIDYVLQEKPIESFNEYLFAIQSHLCYWESEDTALLLLKEIYDKLDVAFDQPQQ